DNA sequence from the Grus americana isolate bGruAme1 chromosome Z, bGruAme1.mat, whole genome shotgun sequence genome:
TTTCAATTACTTCTTTACTTCCCCACCAAAGCTCAAGCTGCCTGAAAGTCTGATGATTACCTCCTATTGCACCACTCCACGCACAGTGCCCTTGCTCAAGCAgtcaagcagagaaaaatacatttgctaGAATTCAGTCAAAAATAGTTATCTAGTACTCCACTTTGCTTCatcaaatgacattttaaaaggtactTACTAGAAACAGGAAGTTTCCCAAAATTCAGGAGCAATGGTTATTCCTTTATGTCAGATAGACCAAAATCTATCATGAATCACCACTTTGGTGACCACAAGATCTACAAGCATCCCTCTTTGTACTTACCATGTGATTTCTATGCCACTTCACTGGATACAGGGAGTAATACATTGGGTCTTTTTATTGCTCAAGTAGAAAGTGCTCATTACCtatttatgtttatatatagGAAAGAACAAAGAATTGTTTCAAGTGGCATACATCACACTGTTGTAGTGGTTGATTTCCTCAAGATGGTCTTCTGGGGTTTTGGTGCGGTTTGTGGAGGCACAGTCGCAGGTCTCGGAGGAGGAAAGCTATTACTGGGACTTATCCCCATTCCTCCATTTTCCAGAGGAAATGGAGGCAGCGGAGGTGGTGGAGGTGGCAGAGGAGGGCACTGGTGTGGCAGCTTTCCCACAACACGGGCAGGCTCACTGTGCAAGTGCACCTCCCTGTTTTTAATGTTATACCGAACATCACAGTCAGGGCAATAGCCGTGGTACTGCACTTTTTCACTAAATCGTACCCGTTCCCTTGCTCCCGGCTGAGGACATCGCTCTTTCTCAGGTCTGTGCATCAGAGGCTGCATTGCAACTTTCTCCAAATTACTGTTCGGTATACAGCATATATCTCCATTTGGGATGCGGTTGGGTGGGACTGGCAAGCCCCCATTTCGCAGCAGTGTACCATTCGTCTTGACAGGGTTTGCTGAAGGAGACAGCCTGGAAGGCTCGTCGCACTTGACGGGCGTCAGTCGCGGCGGAGGCGGGGGCGGATTCGGCTTCCGCAGCACGGTGAGGATAGCAGAGGGGTGTGCAGGCGGCTTGATGAGTGGTGTGCTGCCCCGCACCTTGACTTTCTCCAAGCTGGAAGCTgttgtgctgctggagctgctgttcAGCGTGTCTGTTTTGGAACTATCTGTCATCTCATCCTCCAGCTGCAGATCAGATGTCAGCGTGTCGATCTGGTCAACCACCTGCACAACAGCCAGAGTGAAAATGGTGAGAAAAGCTTGCCCCATTGaaggcacagaaaaacaaaagcactgtCCACTATCAGTTTTGTCCTTCCCAGAGCTGAAGCATCCACATTTTTTTTGaccattgtttcttttttcttgccaaCGTAACAAAATAATACCAGTAATACTAATAACATTTATAATACTGATAGTACTACTAATAATAGAGATGGCTAGTTTGCCAGCTCATCACCTgaatacaaaagaaatataaCTTGAAACACTCTGGAATgaaattccatttctttctctctaggGTTTACTTGGCGATATCATTGTAAGTGAACTGTACTCCTTCAATATTATGCTTTGTCTTCCAGTGCAGGAGGAGACTGAATTATTTAACTTTGGCTTCTACATGACAGCTTCTGAATCCAAATTGTCCGCAGAGTATCTTTTGGCTCTGACCTTTCACAAAGTCtagatttaaaaatgcatctccATATAGGTGATATCATATACCTACAAACATAAGTTTGGTACCGTCTTTCCTGacaatttttaaacataaataagGTACTGAGAAGCAACTTTTCTCATGTATTAGACTGCACTAACTCCCtttatgaatattttccttAAGATCTGAGATCTTCTGATGCAATCCTGAAATAGCATTTGCTgcaagaaaagaggaaaagtagCTTGGTTTCCAAAGTTACAAGCATTTATTAACTCATGCACTTTATTCCAAGATTTTCTCTACCTCCCATATTTCTGATGGTAGTTTCTACAATGCTAGATCTCTTCTAGTcttcctaatttttattttcctctattttccACCATGATAGCCCCCTCAAATGGTACCTATAATCATACAGGACCTCAGCAATCAACACTGCACATGTGAGGAAAAACACAGCTACAGACCACTGATGGGGTTATTTCACAATTAGCTATGGATAAATCTCATGGAGATTATCCAAATAATATACTAAATCTTTCTTGCCTTAATAAAATTCACTCACAATTTCCAATATCCAATTCCcaataaagaagaagaaaaaataacagaaatgcattttaatgttattttaagacATACAC
Encoded proteins:
- the PRR16 gene encoding protein Largen isoform X1, with translation MSAQSKGTASSSSSPSEGPPAASKAKVKEQIKIIVEDLELVLGDLKDVAKELKEVVDQIDTLTSDLQLEDEMTDSSKTDTLNSSSSSTTASSLEKVKVRGSTPLIKPPAHPSAILTVLRKPNPPPPPPRLTPVKCDEPSRLSPSANPVKTNGTLLRNGGLPVPPNRIPNGDICCIPNSNLEKVAMQPLMHRPEKERCPQPGARERVRFSEKVQYHGYCPDCDVRYNIKNREVHLHSEPARVVGKLPHQCPPLPPPPPPLPPFPLENGGMGISPSNSFPPPRPATVPPQTAPKPQKTILRKSTTTTV
- the PRR16 gene encoding protein Largen isoform X2; this encodes MTDSSKTDTLNSSSSSTTASSLEKVKVRGSTPLIKPPAHPSAILTVLRKPNPPPPPPRLTPVKCDEPSRLSPSANPVKTNGTLLRNGGLPVPPNRIPNGDICCIPNSNLEKVAMQPLMHRPEKERCPQPGARERVRFSEKVQYHGYCPDCDVRYNIKNREVHLHSEPARVVGKLPHQCPPLPPPPPPLPPFPLENGGMGISPSNSFPPPRPATVPPQTAPKPQKTILRKSTTTTV